The following nucleotide sequence is from Microbacterium imperiale.
CCCGCTCGCCGTCTGGCTGCTGCGTCCCGGCAGCGCCGAGAGCCTGTCGAAGGACATGTCACCGTTCGCGATCGGGGTCGTCGTCGCGGTGTCGATCGCCGTCATCGCCAAGCTCCACACCCGGCGCCCGCGATGAGCCGTCAGCTCAGCACGGATGCCGCGGCCGCGACGATCCGCTCGATCGATTCCTCTTCGCCGATCGAGATCCGCACACCGTCACCGGCGAAGGCCCGGACGATCAGCCCGGCCGCATCGAAGGCCTCGGCGATCTCGAGCGCCCGGTCGCCCGCGGGGAGCCAGACGAAGTTGCCCTGGGCCACGGGGACGTCCCATCCCGCAGCGCGCAGCCGGTCGGCGAGCGCGTCACGACGACCGGCGATGTGGCGAACGCGCTCGAGCAGCTCATCCTCGGCATCGAGGCTCGCGAGCGCCGCCTCTTCGGCCTGGGCCGTCACCGACAGCGGGATGCCGGTGCTGCGGGCCGCGTCGAGGATGCGATGGTCGCCGATGGCGTACCCCACGCGCAGCCCCGCCAGACCGTACGCCTTCGAGAACGTGCGCAAGATGACGACGTTCGCGTGGCCGGCGGCGAGCACGGCGGCGCCGGTGACGGCATCCGGGTCGGTGACGAACTCGGCGTACGCCTCGTCGAGCACGATCAGCACGTCGCGCGGCACGCGGGCGACGAACGCGTCGAACGCCGCCTGCGACACGACGGGGCCGGTCGGGTTGTTGGGGCTGCAGACGATGATCATGCGGGTGCGCTCGGTGACGGCATCCGCCATCGCGTCGAGGTCGTGACCCGACTCGGCCGTCAGCGGCACCAGGACCGCGGTCGCCCCCGCGACGGCGGCGAGGCCCGGGTAGGCCTCGAACGAGCGCCACGCGAACATGATCTCGTCGCCCGGCCCGCTCGTCGCCGACGCGAGCTGGTAGAGGATCGACACCGATCCGGCGGCGACGTGCACGCCGTCGGGGGCGACCGCGTAACGGTCGGCGAGGCGGGCGCGCAGCCGCGCGGCCGACGCGTCGGGATAGCGGTTGAACGTGGTCGCCGCGCGCACGGCCTCGACGACGCCGGGCAGCGGGTCGAACGGGTTCTCGTTG
It contains:
- a CDS encoding histidinol-phosphate transaminase, whose amino-acid sequence is MTDLPVRIRPEIAALPAYRQGRQAAADAFKLSSNENPFDPLPGVVEAVRAATTFNRYPDASAARLRARLADRYAVAPDGVHVAAGSVSILYQLASATSGPGDEIMFAWRSFEAYPGLAAVAGATAVLVPLTAESGHDLDAMADAVTERTRMIIVCSPNNPTGPVVSQAAFDAFVARVPRDVLIVLDEAYAEFVTDPDAVTGAAVLAAGHANVVILRTFSKAYGLAGLRVGYAIGDHRILDAARSTGIPLSVTAQAEEAALASLDAEDELLERVRHIAGRRDALADRLRAAGWDVPVAQGNFVWLPAGDRALEIAEAFDAAGLIVRAFAGDGVRISIGEEESIERIVAAAASVLS